A single window of Nocardia sp. NBC_01327 DNA harbors:
- a CDS encoding enoyl-CoA hydratase — translation MSPEFVLVEKPRPGIALVTLNRPERMNAMAFDVMVPLRETLEAVAADNDVRVVVLTGAGQGFCSGADLTHAGRVPGVEGLTKTSVARRSMELLNNVMLTIRRMHQPVLSAINGAAIGGGFCLAVGTDLRIASEDAYFRAAGINNGLTSAELGISYLLPRVVGTARAFEIMLTGRDVDATEAERIGLVSRVVPADKLLEAAYDTADQIIRWSRVGTELTKRMLWSGLEAGSFESHMQHEGTAQLYVRLTTENFDEAIRARKDRRPPVFED, via the coding sequence ATGTCGCCAGAGTTCGTGCTCGTCGAGAAGCCGCGCCCAGGTATCGCCCTGGTCACCCTCAACCGCCCCGAGCGGATGAATGCCATGGCCTTCGATGTCATGGTGCCGCTGCGCGAAACCCTGGAGGCGGTCGCCGCCGACAATGACGTGCGCGTGGTGGTGCTCACCGGCGCGGGCCAGGGCTTCTGTTCGGGCGCGGACCTGACCCACGCCGGCCGCGTGCCCGGCGTCGAGGGCCTGACCAAGACCAGCGTCGCCCGCCGCTCCATGGAGCTGCTCAACAATGTGATGCTCACCATCCGGCGCATGCATCAGCCGGTGCTCAGCGCCATCAACGGCGCGGCCATCGGCGGCGGCTTCTGCCTGGCCGTCGGCACTGATCTCCGCATTGCCTCCGAGGACGCGTACTTCCGTGCCGCCGGCATCAACAATGGCCTGACCTCGGCCGAACTCGGCATCAGCTATCTGCTGCCGCGCGTGGTCGGCACCGCCCGCGCCTTCGAGATCATGCTCACCGGCCGCGATGTGGATGCCACCGAAGCCGAACGCATCGGCCTGGTCTCACGCGTCGTCCCCGCCGACAAACTCCTCGAGGCCGCCTACGACACGGCCGACCAGATCATCCGCTGGAGCCGCGTAGGCACCGAACTCACCAAGCGCATGCTCTGGAGTGGTCTGGAAGCGGGCAGCTTCGAATCCCACATGCAACACGAGGGCACCGCCCAGCTCTACGTCCGCCTGACCACTGAAAATTTCGACGAAGCAATCCGCGCCCGCAAAGACCGCCGCCCCCCGGTCTTCGAGGACTGA
- a CDS encoding ribonuclease D, translating into MSVPEEPEATAAVPLLAPAEGVPPVLDSAAAITDAARLLAAGTGPLAVDAERASGFRYSNRAYLIQLRRAGAGSFLIDPIPVDGDLTPLAEAINDLEWVLHSADQDLPGLAELGLYPARLYDTELGGRLAGYERVGLAAMVEKLLGRELRKGHGAADWSTRPLPDDWLNYAALDVELLLELRDAVALELDEQGKTDWAAQEFEHVRLAEPSAPKSDRWRRTSGIHTLRRTRQLGVVRELWTTRDRLARLRDVAPARILPDSAIVAAANNEPKSIAQLRALPVFGGPRQRRYSREWLGAVERARALPESELPPLTQPFDGPPPVNRWERRDPAAAARLQHARAAMSELSSEVSVPVENLLMPDLLRRMCWDGLPRTVANGEGPALIDDYLSAGGARPWQRDLAVSRLAEALFPADGKEA; encoded by the coding sequence ATGTCCGTACCAGAAGAGCCCGAAGCCACTGCCGCGGTACCGTTGCTCGCGCCAGCGGAGGGTGTGCCGCCGGTATTGGACAGTGCTGCCGCGATAACGGACGCCGCGCGGCTGCTCGCCGCCGGCACCGGGCCGCTCGCGGTGGACGCGGAACGCGCTTCCGGCTTCCGGTACTCGAATCGGGCCTATCTCATTCAGCTGCGGCGGGCGGGCGCCGGCTCCTTCCTCATCGACCCGATTCCGGTGGACGGTGACCTCACCCCGCTCGCCGAGGCGATCAACGATCTGGAATGGGTGCTGCACTCCGCCGATCAGGATCTGCCGGGGCTCGCGGAGCTCGGGCTCTACCCGGCGCGGCTGTACGACACCGAACTGGGCGGGCGACTTGCCGGATACGAGCGGGTCGGACTCGCCGCCATGGTGGAGAAGCTGCTCGGGCGGGAACTACGCAAGGGCCACGGGGCCGCGGACTGGTCGACCCGGCCGCTGCCCGACGACTGGCTGAACTACGCGGCGCTCGATGTGGAACTGCTGCTCGAGCTGCGGGACGCGGTCGCGCTGGAGCTCGACGAGCAGGGCAAGACCGATTGGGCGGCACAGGAATTCGAGCATGTGCGACTGGCCGAACCCTCCGCGCCCAAATCGGATCGGTGGCGGCGAACCTCCGGCATCCACACGCTGCGCCGCACCCGGCAGCTGGGTGTGGTGCGCGAATTGTGGACCACTCGCGACCGGCTGGCCCGGCTCCGCGATGTGGCGCCGGCGCGCATTCTGCCCGATTCGGCGATCGTGGCCGCGGCCAATAACGAACCCAAGTCCATTGCCCAGCTGCGGGCGCTGCCGGTCTTCGGCGGGCCCCGGCAGCGGCGTTATTCGCGCGAGTGGCTCGGCGCGGTCGAACGCGCCCGGGCGCTGCCCGAGAGCGAATTGCCGCCGCTCACTCAGCCCTTCGACGGGCCGCCGCCGGTCAACCGGTGGGAGCGCCGGGATCCGGCCGCCGCGGCGCGGTTGCAGCACGCTCGCGCGGCCATGAGCGAACTTTCGAGCGAAGTATCGGTGCCGGTGGAGAACCTGCTGATGCCGGACCTGCTGCGGCGCATGTGCTGGGACGGGCTGCCGCGCACGGTCGCGAACGGCGAAGGCCCGGCCCTGATCGACGACTATCTGTCCGCCGGTGGGGCGAGACCGTGGCAGCGAGATCTCGCTGTCTCGCGACTGGCTGAGGCGCTGTTCCCGGCTGACGGCAAAGAAGCCTGA
- a CDS encoding DUF3000 domain-containing protein, which produces MTPLDFRDGAAPTPEPEEPARFRAAVDAMGTATMHPRIELAPIRPPQRLAPYSYALGAEVTRPDTNVVPVDSDGDAFGRLILLHDPDGQEAWNGVFRLVAYIQADIDSALAADPLLPEVAWSWLVDSLDSRTPFTALGGTVTSTSSVRYGDIAGPPRAHQLELRASWTVGDTAMRPHVEAFCEVLAYAAGLPPAGVTRLDTRRGDIDSD; this is translated from the coding sequence GTGACACCGCTCGACTTCCGCGACGGCGCCGCACCGACCCCGGAGCCCGAAGAACCCGCAAGGTTCCGCGCCGCGGTCGATGCGATGGGAACCGCAACAATGCACCCCCGGATCGAGCTAGCTCCGATCCGCCCTCCACAGCGCCTGGCTCCCTACTCCTATGCACTAGGAGCGGAAGTCACTCGCCCTGACACGAATGTGGTTCCGGTCGATTCCGACGGGGATGCCTTCGGCCGCCTGATCCTGTTGCACGACCCGGACGGGCAGGAGGCCTGGAACGGCGTCTTCCGGCTGGTGGCCTATATCCAGGCCGATATCGACTCCGCGCTCGCCGCCGATCCGCTGCTGCCCGAGGTGGCGTGGAGCTGGCTGGTGGATTCGCTCGATTCGCGCACGCCGTTCACGGCGCTGGGTGGCACCGTCACCTCGACGAGCTCGGTGCGATACGGCGATATCGCGGGACCGCCGCGCGCGCATCAGCTCGAATTGCGCGCCTCGTGGACGGTCGGCGATACCGCTATGCGACCGCATGTGGAGGCCTTCTGCGAAGTCCTCGCGTACGCCGCGGGGCTGCCGCCGGCGGGGGTAACCCGACTGGATACCCGGCGCGGCGACATCGATTCCGACTAG
- the hemE gene encoding uroporphyrinogen decarboxylase: MSTHSRRQLTDAPLLVAATGGVPHRRPVWFMRQAGRSLPEYRELRVGVGMLESCFNPELVCEITMQPVRRHDVDAAILFSDIVVPLKAAGIDLDIVAGVGPVVANPIRTTADVRALPRLRAEEVGAVTGGIGLLLDALDRTPLIGFAGAPFTLASYLVEGGPSKNHERTKAMMLSDPETWHELLGVLTDITIEFLQAQIAAGVDAVQLFDSWAGALTLAQYREYVLPHSERVFAEVASAGIPRIHFGVGTGELLGAMGEAGADVVGVDWRVPLTDAVRRVGPGKALQGNLDPAVLFAGSAAVESEVRRIAHEADEAITLGATGHIFNLGHGVLPNTDPTVITETVKLIHSLPVPL, from the coding sequence ATGAGCACTCACTCCCGCCGCCAGCTGACCGATGCCCCCCTCCTCGTCGCCGCCACCGGTGGCGTCCCGCATCGTCGTCCGGTGTGGTTCATGCGCCAGGCAGGCCGTTCGCTGCCCGAGTACCGCGAACTGCGCGTCGGCGTCGGCATGCTGGAATCCTGTTTCAATCCGGAGCTGGTGTGCGAGATCACCATGCAGCCGGTCCGCCGCCACGATGTGGACGCGGCAATCCTGTTCTCCGACATCGTGGTTCCGCTGAAGGCAGCGGGCATCGACCTCGACATCGTCGCCGGTGTCGGCCCCGTCGTGGCCAACCCGATCCGCACCACCGCCGACGTCCGCGCACTCCCGCGCCTGCGCGCGGAGGAGGTCGGCGCGGTCACCGGCGGCATCGGCTTGCTGCTCGACGCACTGGACCGCACCCCCCTCATCGGCTTCGCCGGAGCCCCCTTCACCCTCGCCTCGTACCTGGTCGAGGGCGGCCCCAGCAAGAACCACGAGCGCACCAAGGCGATGATGCTCTCCGATCCCGAGACCTGGCATGAGCTGCTCGGGGTCCTGACCGACATCACCATCGAATTCCTGCAGGCGCAGATCGCCGCCGGCGTCGACGCGGTCCAACTCTTCGACTCCTGGGCCGGCGCCCTGACCCTCGCCCAGTACCGCGAGTACGTCCTCCCGCACTCCGAACGAGTCTTCGCCGAGGTCGCCTCCGCCGGCATCCCCCGCATCCACTTCGGCGTCGGCACCGGCGAACTGCTCGGCGCCATGGGCGAAGCCGGCGCCGACGTCGTAGGCGTCGACTGGCGCGTCCCCCTCACCGACGCCGTTCGTCGCGTAGGCCCCGGAAAAGCCTTGCAGGGCAACCTGGATCCCGCCGTCCTGTTCGCCGGCTCGGCCGCCGTCGAATCCGAGGTGCGTCGAATCGCACACGAGGCCGACGAAGCAATCACCCTCGGCGCCACCGGCCACATCTTCAATCTCGGCCACGGGGTGCTACCAAACACCGATCCGACGGTAATTACCGAAACGGTGAAGTTGATTCACAGCCTGCCCGTGCCACTCTGA
- a CDS encoding HNH endonuclease signature motif containing protein, with amino-acid sequence MNPGGETVNTDSAHALSVAVDHLLNASLVPLHDDEFIALMREVETCKRKLEAVQTRFVVETTSRGLAQRGGVASPKVFLRQTLGISRADAASRVSIAVETGPRIVSGVELEPTLAHVAAAHREGVIGVDHVRRIMTVMNRLPGSLDMDVREATELQLTEFAPTGYPEGLPVMGEVLLAGLDPDGSLSSDADRERMRGLTLGAERADGMSPWNGEINRKLRSVLEPVFAKLARPGMCNPKDPQSPWVSEHKLDAKAMAACAERDTRTPAQRNHDALLAFLRPEFGGPAKLGKHRGLPVSVIVTMSVTDLEADAGVATTASGGIVSIPEALELASKSNKYLAVLNPVGLPLYLGRGTRSVNLDRTRSSSGIESVSRSAGLDPGAHPAGFEPGSRAGGADRECGSADLGHRARPTGDQGVPGAAGPGHAFGSSGSCGAGTRTASAETGARTSSSGRDHHSPGTDADSCAASPGEDTRPAKLECGSRAAGSGPELRSCGSKDDSHPSATQEGSGAASPGEGARPASLEYGSRTDGSGPELRSCGSKDDSHPSATKEGSGAASLGNGARPASLDYGSRAGGSGHDPYGAGTEGASGSASTGHGTRPAWLVFGPRSFGTERVPRLASPAQRLALIASEKGCTRPGCDAPATMCAVHHITEWSNGGRTDIDNLTLACDHCHAQVHDGPGGWKTVVMGPESEFPGRTGWIGPAHINPSGVPQVNHLHHPLELKAAAVARIRARNERELQRYRQ; translated from the coding sequence ATGAATCCAGGGGGAGAAACCGTCAACACCGACAGTGCGCACGCACTGTCGGTAGCGGTCGATCACCTCCTGAACGCGTCCCTGGTTCCGTTGCACGATGACGAATTCATCGCACTCATGCGAGAAGTGGAAACGTGTAAACGCAAACTCGAGGCCGTGCAGACCCGTTTCGTCGTGGAAACCACCAGTCGCGGCTTGGCCCAGCGCGGCGGGGTGGCGTCCCCGAAGGTGTTCCTGCGTCAAACCCTGGGTATCTCCCGTGCCGACGCCGCGTCCCGGGTCAGCATCGCGGTGGAGACCGGCCCGCGGATCGTCTCCGGTGTGGAGCTCGAACCCACCCTGGCACATGTGGCTGCCGCGCACCGTGAAGGGGTGATCGGGGTCGATCATGTGCGGCGGATCATGACGGTGATGAACCGTTTGCCCGGCAGTCTCGACATGGACGTGCGTGAGGCCACCGAACTGCAACTGACCGAGTTCGCCCCGACCGGCTACCCGGAAGGGTTGCCGGTGATGGGTGAAGTGTTGCTCGCGGGTTTGGATCCGGATGGCTCGTTGAGTTCCGATGCCGATCGTGAGCGCATGCGCGGGTTGACCTTGGGTGCCGAGCGTGCGGATGGGATGTCTCCGTGGAACGGGGAGATCAACCGCAAGCTGCGCTCGGTGCTGGAGCCGGTGTTCGCGAAGCTGGCCCGCCCGGGGATGTGTAATCCGAAGGATCCGCAGAGCCCGTGGGTGTCCGAGCACAAGCTCGATGCCAAGGCGATGGCGGCGTGTGCCGAGCGTGACACCCGTACCCCGGCCCAGCGCAATCATGATGCGCTGCTGGCGTTCCTGCGTCCGGAGTTCGGTGGCCCGGCCAAGCTCGGTAAGCATCGTGGTCTGCCGGTGTCGGTGATCGTGACGATGAGCGTGACGGATCTGGAAGCCGACGCCGGTGTGGCGACGACCGCGTCGGGTGGGATCGTGTCGATCCCGGAGGCTTTGGAGTTGGCGTCGAAGTCGAACAAGTATCTGGCGGTGCTGAACCCGGTGGGGTTGCCGCTGTATCTGGGTCGCGGTACCCGCTCGGTGAACCTGGATCGCACCCGCAGCTCCTCGGGTATCGAGTCCGTGTCCCGTTCGGCGGGCCTCGATCCCGGTGCTCACCCGGCCGGTTTCGAGCCCGGTTCGCGGGCAGGTGGTGCCGATCGCGAGTGCGGGTCGGCTGATCTCGGACACCGCGCCCGGCCTACCGGCGACCAGGGCGTTCCGGGTGCGGCCGGTCCCGGCCATGCGTTTGGCTCGTCGGGAAGCTGTGGTGCCGGTACGCGCACTGCCAGCGCCGAGACCGGTGCGCGGACAAGCAGTTCCGGCCGCGACCACCACTCACCCGGCACCGATGCTGACTCCTGTGCGGCGAGCCCCGGCGAGGATACTCGGCCCGCCAAACTTGAGTGCGGTTCGCGGGCAGCCGGTTCCGGCCCCGAGCTGCGCTCGTGCGGCAGCAAGGACGACTCCCACCCTTCGGCCACCCAGGAGGGCTCCGGGGCGGCGAGCCCCGGCGAGGGTGCTCGGCCCGCCAGCCTCGAGTACGGTTCACGGACAGACGGTTCCGGCCCCGAGCTGCGCTCGTGCGGCAGCAAGGACGACTCCCACCCCTCGGCCACCAAAGAGGGCTCCGGGGCGGCGAGCCTCGGCAACGGTGCTCGGCCCGCCAGCCTCGACTACGGTTCGCGGGCAGGCGGTTCCGGCCACGACCCGTATGGAGCTGGCACCGAGGGTGCTTCAGGATCGGCGAGCACCGGCCACGGCACCCGGCCCGCGTGGTTGGTGTTCGGACCGCGGTCCTTCGGGACCGAGCGGGTACCTCGGTTGGCCAGTCCTGCACAACGATTGGCGCTTATCGCCTCGGAGAAGGGCTGCACACGGCCTGGGTGTGATGCCCCGGCGACGATGTGCGCGGTGCATCACATCACCGAGTGGAGCAACGGTGGGCGCACCGATATCGACAACCTCACCCTCGCGTGCGATCACTGCCATGCCCAGGTTCACGACGGACCGGGTGGGTGGAAAACGGTGGTCATGGGACCGGAGTCGGAGTTTCCGGGAAGGACCGGGTGGATCGGGCCCGCGCACATCAACCCGAGCGGGGTACCGCAGGTCAATCATCTGCACCACCCGCTGGAGTTGAAGGCTGCTGCGGTGGCACGGATCCGGGCTCGTAACGAGCGGGAACTACAGCGCTACCGGCAGTAG